Within Sorangiineae bacterium MSr11367, the genomic segment CCGTCGAGGTGTTGAGCCTGTTCGACTTCGCCCCCCGCGCCGTTGGAGACGCGTATTTGCAGGCACACCTCACGGGGCAAAATTCCCTCCCTTGCCTCTACGGTGCAGCCTATTTCGCGGCGAATCAGCGCGGAGGATGCTTCGAACCGTTGCGCCACACGTTGGATCGTATTGCCTTTGGCGCATTGATTCGCGCCATCGACGCACTGGCGCCGCGCGCGATGGTGGCGACGCATCATCTGCCCTTGGTCGTGCTCGGGCACGCGCGGCGGCGGGGGCGTTTGACCATGCCGCTCTTCGGCGTGGTGACCGACTACACATCGCACGCATGCTGGGCCGAGGAGGGCGTCGATGGCTTTGCCGTCGCATGCCCGGAGGCCGCCCACGAGCTCGAGGGCCACGGCATCCATCACGATCGCATTGCGGTGACCGGCATTCCGGTGCGCGCGGCCTTCGAGCGCATCGAGCCCCTGCGGGAGCCCGAGCGCGGGGAGCCGCTCCGCGTTCTGGTCACCAGCGGCGGCTTCGGCGTGGGCCCCCTGCGCCGGATCGTGCGCTCCTTCGACGGAATGCGCGACGTTCACCTTACCGTGGTCTGTGGATCCTCGGCGCACGTGCGCGACGCGATTTCGCGCGACGTTTCCCGCATGCACCTGAATGCCGAGGTCGTGGGGTTCGAAAACGATATGTCGCGCCGCGTGCAAGAGGCGCATATCGTCGTTGGCAAAGCGGGAGGCCTTACGGTGTCCGAGACGCTCGCCGCGGGCAGGCCCATGATCGTCGTCAATGCCATTCCGGGAAACGAGAAATTGAACGAGGCCTATGTCTGTCGCGGGGGCGCCGGGATCTGCGCGCCACCCCATCGCGTGGGCGAGCGGCTGCGCGAGCTTCACCGGCGCGGCGTCATCGCGGAAATGGGGGCCAATGGCCGGGCTCTGGTGCGTGCGGGGGCCGCCGAGCGAATTGCCCGTCTCGCGTGCGCCGCCGCGTAGAAATTAGAAGCTGCCGCCCAGTCCGAGGCCCATGCCGGTGTTGGTCGCGATTGGGCGCAATTCCATTTTGAATCCGAGATCGTTGCGGACCAGAACGGTTTTGGGCGATGCAATGCCGCTGATCAGCATCGCAAGGCCGCCCGTTTGCACGATGCCGTCGAGGACGCAGAAGAAGGTTCCGGTCGACGAATCCGTCTGGGCCGCCTGGATGAACGGTCCCACTGCGGGGAGGAAGAGTGCGGACGTGCTCTTCCTCTCGTCGGTATCCTGGCTGATCGAGGCGGCCATCAAGGAAAAGACATAGAAGACGCCGAAAGGCACGGCGCCGCCAATGATCAGTCCACGGCGAACCCTCGTCTCCGTGTGATAGCCATTCGGGATCGGCTGACCCTCCTCCCAGTCGTCCAGGATGCGAGGCCCGCTCAGCGCGACCGTGGTCGGGATACCCCCCGTTTCCGGATGAAGCTGCACGATGATGGGGTTGCTCATGGTCCCCGCCGGTGCGGGGGACGGCTGGCCCACGCCCCCCTCGGCCCGGGCCGTGCGCGACGCGGCCCCGATGCACGACAGCACGAGCACCGCACGTGCCAGGTTCGCGAGGGTGTGACGAAAGAAGGCCTTCTTTTTGCCCGCTGCAATCATGAGTTGGTGGTACCGCGCGGCGGGCAGGGGCGACAAATGACACCTCCTGACGCGTGCTCGCGCCGGTGCCTTCGCGGCCCCCCTTTACTTTGCCGATGACGCGCTAGTCGACGCTGTCGGCGGCCGCGAGGATGACGTTGGCCACCTCTTGCGGGTGCGACACCATGGGCACGTGGCTCGAGGCGATCTCGGTGACGCGTGCGTTGATCTTCTTGCCCATGGCGCGCTCTTGATCCGGCTGAATCATATGGTCATTCGTGGCGACCACGTACCAGCTCGGTTTGCTGGACCACGCGGGCGTGGTGACCTTCTCGTCGAAGCCGGAGACGCGAATAGGCCCTTGCGTGGTGGCAATGAGATTGGCCACATCGGGCGTCACGTCGGGGGCAAAGTGATTTCTCACGGTTTCGGGCGGCAAGCTGCCAAACCCGAAGGCGTCCACCTTCAAGCTGGCGAGTCCCGGTGCGGGCGGAAAATCCTTGGTCGTATCCAAGGTCGATTGACCGGCCGACGGCGCAAACGCCGCCACGTACACCAGCGCTTTGACCTTGTCGTTGTTGCCGGCTTCGGTGATCACCGAACCGCCCCAAGAATGCCCCACGAGGATGACCGGCCCGGACTGCCCATCGATTGCGCGCTTCGCGCATTGGGCGTCGTCGGACAGCGACGTGAGCGGATTCTGAATGGCCACGACATGGAGCCCTTTGGCCTGGAGCAACGGGATGACGTTGTTCCACGACGAGCCGTCGGCAAAGGCACCGTGCACGAGGACCACGGTCTTCTGCGATGCGGGAGGTGGCGAATCGGCCTTCGTGCTGTTCGAGCACGAAGCGCCCAAGGCAAGCAGGGATGCAACGACGGCAATGCGAATACTGCTCATGAACTATCTCCCTATCTCGAGCGAGCGAACGGCCCGCCGCTCCACGGCGGTGTTCGACTCGAATGGAGGAGATGTTGTGCCCGTAAACGACGTTAAAGCCCGTTAATCGGGATGTGAAAACACCGAGCTCGCACGACCGCTCGTTGCATCGGCCGAGCCCGGTGCGCTACGGCGAAACGACGAGTCGCTGGCGGAAGAAGGCCAGCACTTCATCCCGCGCGCGGGAGGTGGGATGGCCCGCCTCGTCGACGAGGTGGACGGTCAGGACGCTGTGGGGCGTGGGGATGAAGGTGAAGAAGTCATCGGGGCGATTGGACTTCGGGCCCGCGGCGCTGTCGGGTAGCACGCGTGCGAGGAAGCGGTCGCCCAGCGCGCGTTGGTAGGCGGCGAAGCGCTCCGCGCGGCAGAAGGCATCGCCCTCGAAGCGATAGGCGAGGACGGTGAGATCGTCGCGCACCAGTCGCTGCCTCACCTGCTCGAGTTCTTCGGGCGCGATCTCCACGCCGGCAGGGTCGTCGAGGGGCAGCGACGGTT encodes:
- a CDS encoding alpha/beta hydrolase produces the protein MSSIRIAVVASLLALGASCSNSTKADSPPPASQKTVVLVHGAFADGSSWNNVIPLLQAKGLHVVAIQNPLTSLSDDAQCAKRAIDGQSGPVILVGHSWGGSVITEAGNNDKVKALVYVAAFAPSAGQSTLDTTKDFPPAPGLASLKVDAFGFGSLPPETVRNHFAPDVTPDVANLIATTQGPIRVSGFDEKVTTPAWSSKPSWYVVATNDHMIQPDQERAMGKKINARVTEIASSHVPMVSHPQEVANVILAAADSVD